From one Melioribacteraceae bacterium genomic stretch:
- a CDS encoding dienelactone hydrolase family protein yields the protein MSKDYVLETNDNEKIRIRTFGKSENPCIIFVHGFKGFKDWGFGPYLSNFFAEKGFFVITFNFSLNGVGESLTEFDELEKFAQNTFSREIDELNLIIRSYRDGFFTENISSKRIGLLGHSRGGAISILTSSQNENVNAVSTWSAIAKLDRYSDRQKKDWKEKGYFEVLNSRTNQMMRMNLTFLIDIEQNQNDKLNIENAVKKLKKPLFIAHGDQDLAVPIDEGNLLYNWSDKNNTEIFVVHNAGHTFNIQHPFSGSNDKFEKVLNETNKFFKKHLN from the coding sequence ATGAGCAAAGATTATGTGCTAGAAACAAATGACAATGAAAAGATTCGCATTAGGACATTTGGTAAAAGTGAAAATCCGTGTATAATTTTTGTACATGGATTTAAAGGTTTTAAAGATTGGGGATTTGGACCATATTTATCAAACTTTTTTGCGGAGAAAGGTTTTTTTGTTATTACATTTAATTTTTCGCTGAATGGTGTGGGTGAAAGTTTAACAGAATTTGATGAACTTGAAAAATTTGCACAGAATACATTTTCAAGGGAAATCGATGAATTGAATTTAATTATTCGTTCTTACCGTGATGGTTTTTTCACTGAAAATATTTCTTCTAAAAGAATTGGATTATTAGGACATAGCAGGGGTGGCGCAATATCAATTTTAACTTCCTCTCAAAACGAAAATGTTAATGCGGTTTCTACTTGGTCTGCAATTGCTAAATTAGATCGATATTCAGATCGTCAAAAAAAGGATTGGAAGGAAAAAGGTTATTTTGAAGTGTTAAATTCCAGAACCAATCAGATGATGAGAATGAACTTAACCTTTCTGATAGATATTGAACAAAATCAAAATGACAAATTAAATATTGAGAACGCAGTTAAAAAATTAAAGAAACCTTTGTTCATTGCGCATGGTGATCAAGATTTGGCAGTACCTATAGATGAAGGAAATTTACTGTATAATTGGTCTGATAAAAATAATACCGAAATATTTGTAGTTCATAATGCCGGACACACATTTAATATTCAGCATCCTTTTTCCGGAAGTAACGATAAGTTTGAAAAAGTATTAAACGAAACAAATAAATTCTTCAAAAAGCACTTAAATTAG